The Muricauda sp. SCSIO 65647 genome includes a region encoding these proteins:
- the trkA gene encoding Trk system potassium transporter TrkA, which produces MKIIIAGAGEVGFHLAKLLSYEAQDITLIDTDKQSLSYADNHLDIRVLRGDATSIEVLRDANVQNSDMTIGVTSSETTNLTLCFLAKQLGCKRTIARISNTEFIDNKETIDFSQLGIDELISPEELAASEIQLLLNQSAFNDTYEFEEGLLTMVGVFLPKNAPFVGKMVKEAARVFPELHFMPIALQRMGTQYTHIPRGDTVFKEGDLVYFITSDEGVDELYKLTGMQRKEIKNVMILGGSKVGFKTARDLCNNKFNVKLIEQNKDKAFDMADNLPNALVINGDGRNVELLEEESLESMDAFIAVTGNSETNIMSCLMARSKNIKKTIAMVENMDYFQLSQSIGVDTLINKKLLAANNIFRYIRRGEVVALTRLNNLNVEILEFIVKPTSLVNGEIIKELDFPREAIIGGVIRDNKGIIALGDFKIQQGDRVVVCCLPKAIPRIEKLFL; this is translated from the coding sequence ATGAAGATAATCATTGCAGGAGCAGGTGAGGTGGGCTTTCATTTGGCAAAATTGTTGTCGTATGAAGCACAAGATATTACGCTGATCGATACAGATAAGCAAAGCCTTTCATATGCAGATAATCATTTAGACATTAGGGTATTGCGCGGCGATGCCACTTCGATAGAGGTACTTAGGGACGCCAACGTACAAAACTCTGACATGACCATTGGGGTGACCTCTTCTGAGACCACCAATCTTACCCTTTGTTTTTTGGCAAAACAGTTGGGCTGTAAACGTACGATTGCCCGAATTTCAAATACTGAGTTCATCGATAACAAAGAGACGATCGATTTTTCGCAACTGGGCATCGATGAACTTATTTCGCCTGAAGAATTGGCAGCTTCAGAGATACAGCTGCTTCTCAACCAGTCTGCTTTCAATGACACCTATGAATTTGAAGAGGGACTTTTGACCATGGTCGGTGTCTTCTTGCCTAAAAATGCCCCTTTTGTGGGCAAAATGGTAAAAGAGGCCGCAAGGGTTTTCCCAGAGTTGCATTTCATGCCCATTGCCCTGCAGCGTATGGGTACCCAATATACCCATATTCCACGCGGCGATACAGTTTTCAAGGAAGGGGATCTGGTCTATTTCATCACTTCTGATGAGGGTGTCGATGAACTCTATAAACTGACGGGCATGCAGCGAAAAGAAATCAAGAATGTCATGATTCTTGGTGGAAGCAAGGTCGGTTTCAAAACGGCCCGAGACCTTTGCAACAACAAGTTCAACGTTAAGCTGATTGAGCAGAACAAAGATAAAGCCTTTGATATGGCCGATAATCTGCCCAATGCGCTGGTCATCAATGGCGATGGGCGAAATGTTGAATTACTTGAAGAAGAGAGCCTTGAATCTATGGACGCCTTCATCGCCGTGACCGGAAACTCAGAGACCAATATCATGTCATGTCTCATGGCACGGTCAAAAAACATCAAGAAGACGATTGCCATGGTCGAGAACATGGACTACTTTCAACTCTCACAATCTATTGGCGTTGATACGTTGATCAACAAAAAGCTCTTGGCCGCCAACAATATTTTCAGGTATATCAGAAGGGGTGAAGTGGTCGCCCTGACCCGTCTCAACAATCTGAACGTTGAGATATTGGAATTCATCGTCAAACCCACTTCCCTTGTGAACGGAGAGATCATCAAAGAACTTGATTTTCCGCGTGAGGCCATTATCGGTGGGGTGATACGCGATAACAAAGGCATTATCGCCTTGGGAGATTTTAAAATACAACAAGGTGATAGGGTAGTGGTCTGTTGTCTGCCAAAAGCCATTCCGCGAATTGAAAAGTTGTTTCTCTAA
- the ubiE gene encoding bifunctional demethylmenaquinone methyltransferase/2-methoxy-6-polyprenyl-1,4-benzoquinol methylase UbiE, protein MAKKVTPYKGSSDGKKDQVTQMFDAISKDYDGLNRIISFGADVKWRKKVVALVQRKNPKTVLDIATGTGDLAIALGQTGAEKVIGLDISAGMLDVGKEKVIKKNLQKTVEMVIGDSENLAYDDNTFDAITVAFGVRNFENLEKGLLEIYRVLKPSGIFVVLETAVPTKFPFKQGYHFYCRFLLPLIGRLFAKDRSAYSYLGESASVFPYGKDFNNILAKIGFIGIENKPQTFGAASIYVATK, encoded by the coding sequence ATGGCAAAAAAAGTAACCCCCTATAAAGGTTCAAGTGATGGCAAAAAAGACCAAGTCACGCAGATGTTTGATGCCATCTCAAAAGATTATGATGGCTTGAACAGGATAATCTCTTTTGGGGCAGACGTGAAATGGCGAAAAAAAGTAGTGGCCCTGGTACAGCGTAAAAACCCAAAAACGGTCTTGGACATTGCCACTGGTACCGGCGACCTTGCCATTGCCCTGGGGCAGACCGGCGCTGAAAAGGTAATCGGATTGGACATTTCAGCAGGAATGCTTGACGTAGGAAAGGAGAAAGTCATCAAAAAGAACCTTCAAAAAACAGTTGAAATGGTTATTGGTGACAGTGAAAACCTAGCATATGATGACAATACTTTCGATGCCATAACGGTAGCCTTTGGTGTTCGAAATTTTGAAAACCTTGAAAAGGGCCTTTTAGAGATTTACCGTGTACTGAAGCCATCGGGCATTTTTGTGGTACTTGAAACCGCCGTACCCACTAAGTTTCCTTTTAAGCAGGGTTACCACTTCTATTGTCGCTTTCTGCTTCCATTGATCGGCAGATTGTTCGCTAAAGACCGTTCGGCCTACTCGTATTTGGGTGAATCGGCCTCGGTTTTTCCCTACGGAAAAGATTTCAACAATATTTTGGCCAAAATCGGGTTTATAGGTATAGAGAACAAACCCCAGACATTTGGGGCAGCATCGATATATGTTGCTACAAAATAA
- a CDS encoding porin family protein translates to MKNIIPLLGLLLFACPFIHSQFNKDPILNIQNEDKKFLNWGYYLGFNQYDFQFEYENDIGQDILVDKSFGFNVGLIGEMRVNDFVDLRFEPGLLYTQRILGFPGFTDESDAIREVRSTYIRFPLLLKLSTKRFGNWKPFIIGGGYTAINLGSNEDSLDDNSSGEFRMKKNVFGYELGFGIDFYTEYFKFTPSIRGVFALTDELVPDNDPNSPWTGNITGMRTRGFFINFTFE, encoded by the coding sequence ATGAAAAACATCATTCCGTTGTTGGGCCTGCTACTGTTTGCATGTCCGTTTATCCATTCGCAATTCAACAAAGACCCTATTCTCAATATTCAAAATGAGGACAAGAAGTTTTTGAACTGGGGCTATTATCTTGGGTTCAACCAATATGATTTTCAATTTGAATATGAAAATGATATCGGGCAAGATATTCTGGTGGATAAGAGTTTTGGCTTTAATGTGGGGCTTATCGGCGAAATGCGCGTCAATGATTTTGTCGATCTGCGTTTTGAACCAGGATTGCTCTACACCCAGCGGATTCTTGGGTTCCCCGGCTTTACAGATGAATCTGATGCCATTAGGGAGGTGCGCTCGACCTATATCCGTTTTCCTTTGTTGCTAAAGCTAAGCACCAAACGTTTCGGTAATTGGAAACCTTTTATCATCGGAGGCGGGTATACGGCCATCAATTTGGGGAGCAACGAAGACAGCCTTGATGATAACAGCAGTGGTGAATTTCGCATGAAGAAAAATGTCTTTGGCTATGAGTTGGGCTTTGGCATCGATTTCTATACCGAATACTTCAAGTTTACCCCTTCAATTCGTGGGGTTTTCGCCCTAACTGATGAATTGGTACCTGACAACGACCCCAATAGTCCGTGGACGGGAAATATCACAGGCATGCGCACTAGGGGCTTCTTCATCAATTTTACCTTTGAATAA
- a CDS encoding TrmH family RNA methyltransferase, which produces MVTKNQIKLVKSLQQKKYRNKFGQFVAEGKKLVGELLSSGIEVVEIYALSEEILGDTSQKTILVSPSEMGKMSGLKTPSEVLAVFTMAEPETIDFVDWTLVLDAVRDPGNLGTIIRLCDWYGVKHLICSVDTVDVYNPKVLQATMGSVARVNVMYTDIDQFLKSSDLPIFGTFMDGANIYRTKLPDKGILVMGNEANGISDQITALVQKKIGIPQYGTQTAESLNVATATAVLLNEIRREA; this is translated from the coding sequence ATGGTTACGAAAAACCAAATCAAATTGGTGAAAAGTTTACAGCAAAAAAAGTACCGAAATAAATTCGGACAATTTGTGGCGGAAGGAAAAAAACTAGTGGGTGAGCTTTTGTCTTCAGGTATTGAGGTTGTAGAAATTTATGCTTTGTCAGAAGAAATTCTTGGTGACACTTCCCAAAAAACCATTTTGGTTTCGCCTTCGGAAATGGGAAAGATGAGCGGATTAAAAACACCCAGTGAGGTTTTGGCGGTTTTCACGATGGCCGAACCTGAAACGATTGATTTTGTGGATTGGACCTTGGTTTTGGATGCCGTTAGGGATCCGGGGAATCTTGGTACCATCATTCGCCTTTGTGATTGGTATGGCGTCAAACATTTGATTTGTTCTGTAGATACGGTCGATGTTTATAATCCAAAGGTATTACAGGCAACGATGGGCTCGGTAGCAAGGGTGAATGTGATGTATACAGATATAGACCAGTTTTTGAAATCGAGCGATTTGCCCATTTTTGGAACTTTTATGGATGGTGCGAACATATATCGAACAAAGCTTCCCGATAAGGGCATTCTGGTCATGGGAAACGAGGCGAACGGTATTTCCGATCAGATCACAGCACTTGTTCAGAAGAAAATAGGCATTCCACAATATGGGACCCAAACGGCTGAAAGTTTAAATGTGGCCACTGCAACGGCGGTATTGCTCAATGAGATTAGAAGAGAGGCCTAG
- a CDS encoding BamA/TamA family outer membrane protein — translation MSGFTVRGIWAKIGLLLLMFAHFGCNTLKKVGDDELLLTKNTIYADEEQVNEEEIKNLIVQRPNSNLLGYPLRLNLYNLAKDDPDSLFRDWLYRKKKREKRLSNLLSKKQVNALGNSFVVKGMSEFLKRIGEPPAIIDTVKTNKSVDLLTAYYGSKGFFNNSVDYDIVKGKRKKRAGINYKIDLGKPFIVDSLLTNIASQQLDSIYQSNTDGSFVKAGKQFDLADFDNERKRLTNLFRNTGVYNFQESSVNFDVVRDTTKFADDQNMEVTLNVRKPRTASDSISPSASYEVHRFEKINIYADYQFNVSADSLKSIDFDNYTIYYKDRLRYRPKALTDAIFFEKDSIYREIDKIRTTRQITNLNAFRYPNIEFIPDSTKARLISNVYLSSRPKYSLGLDLDVTHSNIQQVGTAFSTSVTSRNVFGGAETLNISARGSIGLLSDASLSDETFTSEIGGDVNITFPRIWFPFNTESVIPYYMLPQTRMSAGTNFQRNIGLDRQSLNTVLSYNWSPTDFLKNNIELLNIEFVRNTNVDNFFNVYNNTYDRLDEIANDFEDNVDFAEFYDENVDPDRDSDTELDLTIPNGANDFIDAVTVPGFSISPDDLSDVRSIRERRDRLTENNLIFASNYTFTKNNKVGINDLAFYQFRFKIESAGNLLSAVSNIIPYEKNDNNQSLVFGVPFSQYVKTELDYIKHWQTSSTDVLAFRSFFGIAIPYGNSTSIPFVRSYFAGGSNDNRAWNAYELGPGSTSNVNDFNEANLKLALNLEYRFPIVGDIKGALFADAGNIWNVLDSEDNEDAIFSGFDSLKDIALGTGFGLRYDFTYFVFRVDTGFKTYNPAEEASKRWFRDYNFRNAVFNIGINYPF, via the coding sequence ATGAGTGGTTTTACAGTACGAGGTATCTGGGCAAAAATAGGATTATTACTGCTCATGTTTGCCCATTTCGGCTGCAATACCCTAAAAAAAGTTGGCGATGACGAGCTCTTGTTGACCAAAAATACCATCTACGCAGATGAAGAGCAGGTCAATGAAGAAGAAATCAAAAATCTCATCGTTCAAAGGCCCAACAGTAACCTTTTGGGCTATCCACTTCGATTGAACCTTTACAACCTTGCCAAAGACGATCCCGATTCTTTATTTCGAGACTGGTTGTACCGAAAAAAAAAGCGTGAAAAAAGACTGTCGAACCTTTTGTCAAAAAAGCAAGTGAATGCCTTGGGCAACTCGTTCGTGGTCAAGGGTATGAGTGAATTCTTGAAACGTATCGGTGAGCCACCGGCCATCATCGATACGGTCAAGACCAATAAATCTGTAGACTTGCTAACCGCCTATTATGGCAGCAAGGGGTTCTTTAACAACTCAGTCGATTATGACATTGTTAAGGGAAAAAGAAAAAAAAGGGCCGGAATCAATTATAAGATAGACCTGGGCAAACCCTTTATCGTTGATTCACTCTTGACCAACATCGCCTCGCAGCAATTAGACTCTATATATCAGAGCAATACCGATGGGTCATTTGTGAAAGCGGGCAAACAATTTGACCTGGCCGATTTCGACAATGAACGCAAGCGGTTGACCAACCTTTTTCGAAATACTGGGGTTTACAATTTTCAAGAAAGCTCGGTAAACTTCGATGTCGTAAGGGATACCACTAAATTTGCCGATGATCAAAATATGGAGGTTACCCTGAACGTCAGAAAACCCCGTACTGCCAGTGACAGTATAAGCCCTTCGGCTTCATATGAAGTACACCGGTTTGAAAAAATCAATATTTACGCAGACTACCAATTCAACGTTAGTGCCGATTCGTTGAAATCAATTGATTTTGACAACTATACCATTTATTACAAAGACAGGCTACGCTACAGGCCAAAGGCCCTTACCGACGCCATATTCTTTGAGAAAGACAGCATTTATCGTGAAATCGATAAAATTCGCACTACGCGTCAGATCACAAATCTCAACGCATTTAGATACCCAAACATCGAGTTCATTCCTGATTCGACCAAAGCACGGCTTATCTCCAATGTATACCTTTCTTCGAGACCCAAATATTCACTGGGGCTTGACCTAGATGTCACCCACTCGAACATACAACAGGTGGGTACGGCCTTCAGTACCTCGGTGACCTCTCGAAATGTATTTGGAGGAGCAGAAACCTTGAACATTTCTGCAAGGGGGTCCATAGGTCTATTGAGCGATGCCTCGTTGTCTGATGAGACGTTTACTTCAGAAATTGGTGGGGATGTGAACATCACCTTTCCCAGAATTTGGTTTCCATTCAACACTGAAAGCGTTATCCCGTACTATATGCTGCCACAGACCAGAATGTCTGCCGGTACCAACTTTCAAAGAAATATCGGGCTTGACAGGCAATCATTGAATACCGTACTATCGTACAACTGGTCACCTACCGATTTTCTTAAGAACAATATAGAACTGTTGAACATTGAATTTGTTCGAAATACCAATGTAGACAACTTCTTCAATGTCTACAACAATACCTATGACCGTCTTGATGAAATAGCCAATGACTTTGAAGACAATGTTGATTTTGCGGAGTTCTATGATGAAAATGTCGATCCTGATAGGGATTCTGACACAGAGCTTGACCTGACCATACCCAATGGGGCCAACGATTTCATTGATGCGGTCACGGTTCCGGGCTTTTCGATATCTCCCGATGATTTAAGTGATGTTAGAAGCATTCGTGAACGTAGAGACAGGTTGACCGAGAACAATCTCATCTTTGCCTCTAACTACACCTTTACCAAAAACAACAAAGTGGGCATCAATGACCTTGCTTTCTATCAATTCAGGTTCAAGATCGAAAGTGCGGGCAACCTGTTATCTGCCGTTTCGAACATTATTCCCTATGAAAAGAATGACAACAACCAATCATTGGTTTTTGGGGTACCCTTTTCACAATATGTAAAAACAGAACTTGACTACATCAAACATTGGCAAACATCAAGTACTGATGTATTGGCATTTCGTAGCTTCTTTGGTATTGCGATCCCCTACGGAAATTCAACCAGCATACCTTTTGTGCGCAGTTATTTTGCAGGGGGCTCAAATGACAACCGTGCTTGGAACGCTTATGAACTGGGCCCTGGCAGCACTTCGAATGTCAATGATTTCAATGAGGCCAATCTAAAATTGGCGCTGAATCTCGAATACCGTTTTCCAATAGTGGGCGACATTAAAGGTGCTCTTTTTGCCGACGCCGGAAATATTTGGAACGTACTCGATAGCGAAGACAATGAAGACGCCATTTTTTCAGGGTTCGATTCTTTAAAGGATATTGCCTTGGGAACCGGATTCGGACTACGCTATGATTTTACCTATTTTGTGTTCAGGGTCGATACCGGTTTCAAAACCTATAATCCTGCTGAAGAGGCCTCAAAACGTTGGTTTAGGGATTATAACTTTAGAAATGCCGTATTCAATATCGGTATCAACTATCCTTTCTAA
- the fbaA gene encoding class II fructose-bisphosphate aldolase: MSHNIKPGVATGDEVQAIFNYAKEKGFALPAVNVIGSNTVNAVMETAAALNSPVIIQFSNGGAQFNAGKGLSNEDQKAAILGGVAGAKHVHEMAKAYGATVILHTDHCAKKLLPWIDGLLNASEAHYKLTGKSLYSSHMIDLSEEPIEENIEICKKYLERMSKMDMTLEIELGVTGGEEDGVDNTDVDSSKLYTQPEEVAYAYEELSKVSPRFTIAAAFGNVHGVYKPGNVKLTPKILKNSQEYVSEKFGVGHNHIDFVFHGGSGSTLEEIREAIGYGVIKMNIDTDLQYAFLSGVRDYVQGKKDYLQAQIGNPDGDDQPNKKFYDPRVWLREGEKSFSDRLKKAFEDLNNVNTL; the protein is encoded by the coding sequence ATGTCCCACAATATAAAACCAGGTGTTGCCACTGGCGACGAGGTACAAGCTATCTTCAACTATGCCAAAGAAAAAGGCTTCGCCTTACCAGCCGTAAATGTCATCGGTTCGAATACCGTCAATGCCGTTATGGAAACCGCAGCGGCACTCAATTCACCGGTCATCATACAGTTTTCAAACGGAGGTGCACAATTCAATGCGGGCAAGGGTCTCTCGAACGAGGACCAAAAAGCTGCCATTTTAGGTGGTGTGGCCGGTGCCAAGCATGTTCATGAAATGGCCAAGGCCTATGGCGCCACCGTGATCCTTCACACAGACCACTGTGCGAAAAAGCTATTGCCTTGGATCGACGGACTTTTGAATGCCAGCGAAGCACATTATAAGCTTACCGGCAAATCACTCTACAGCTCGCATATGATCGACTTGTCAGAAGAGCCCATCGAAGAAAATATCGAAATCTGTAAAAAATATTTAGAGCGCATGTCAAAGATGGACATGACCCTTGAAATCGAACTTGGCGTGACAGGTGGCGAAGAAGATGGTGTTGACAATACCGATGTCGATAGCTCAAAACTTTACACACAGCCCGAAGAAGTGGCCTATGCCTACGAAGAACTTTCAAAGGTCAGCCCTCGTTTCACCATTGCGGCCGCTTTTGGCAATGTACATGGCGTGTATAAGCCCGGCAACGTAAAATTGACGCCCAAGATCCTAAAAAATTCACAAGAATATGTTTCAGAGAAATTCGGTGTGGGCCACAACCACATCGACTTTGTTTTTCATGGGGGGTCTGGTTCTACCCTCGAAGAAATTAGGGAGGCCATAGGCTATGGGGTCATCAAAATGAACATCGATACCGATTTGCAATACGCATTCCTCTCTGGTGTAAGAGACTATGTTCAAGGCAAAAAAGATTACTTACAGGCACAGATAGGTAATCCTGATGGTGATGATCAGCCCAACAAAAAATTCTACGATCCACGGGTTTGGCTACGTGAAGGTGAAAAATCATTCTCAGACCGTTTGAAAAAGGCTTTCGAAGACCTCAATAATGTGAACACCCTATAA
- the accD gene encoding acetyl-CoA carboxylase, carboxyltransferase subunit beta has translation MSSWFKRKEKGIQTSTEEKKDTPRGLWYKSPTGKIVESEELAENFYVSPEDDYHVRIGSKEYFEILFDNNKFRELDEKLTSKDPLKFVDTKKYSERLKAAQKKTGLKDAVRTAVGKSMGKDLVVACMDFSFIGGSMGSVVGEKIGRAIDYAKKRKLPFLMISKSGGARMMEAAFSLMQLAKTSAKLAQLAEAKVPYISLCTDPTTGGTTASYAMLGDINIAEPGALIGFAGPRVVKDTVGKDLPEGFQTAEFVKEHGFLDFITHRRDLKKNVNLYIDLITNQPIRN, from the coding sequence ATGTCGTCTTGGTTTAAAAGAAAGGAAAAGGGAATACAAACATCAACAGAAGAAAAAAAGGATACCCCGAGGGGGCTCTGGTACAAGTCTCCCACCGGAAAAATCGTTGAATCAGAAGAACTTGCCGAGAATTTTTATGTGAGCCCTGAAGATGATTACCATGTTCGTATCGGTAGCAAAGAGTACTTCGAGATTCTTTTTGACAATAACAAATTTCGTGAACTCGATGAGAAATTGACCTCAAAAGATCCCTTGAAATTTGTCGACACCAAAAAATACTCAGAGCGGCTGAAAGCTGCCCAAAAGAAGACCGGCCTTAAAGATGCCGTTCGCACGGCTGTCGGCAAATCGATGGGCAAAGACCTGGTTGTCGCCTGTATGGACTTTTCCTTTATTGGCGGATCTATGGGTAGCGTTGTGGGCGAAAAAATCGGCCGGGCCATCGACTACGCCAAAAAGCGAAAGCTGCCTTTCTTGATGATTTCAAAGTCAGGTGGGGCACGAATGATGGAAGCGGCCTTTTCACTGATGCAATTGGCCAAGACTTCGGCCAAATTAGCGCAGCTGGCCGAGGCCAAAGTGCCTTATATTTCGCTATGCACCGACCCTACCACGGGGGGCACCACCGCTTCTTATGCCATGTTGGGCGACATCAATATCGCCGAACCCGGAGCCTTGATCGGTTTTGCAGGGCCCCGAGTAGTCAAAGATACGGTCGGCAAAGACCTGCCCGAAGGTTTTCAAACCGCTGAATTTGTAAAAGAGCATGGCTTTTTGGACTTTATTACCCATCGCAGGGATTTGAAGAAGAATGTCAATCTCTATATCGACCTCATAACCAACCAACCTATACGTAACTAA
- the rpsO gene encoding 30S ribosomal protein S15, which yields MYLTKEVKAKIFKKHGGSETNTGSTEGQIALFTHRINHLTKHLKENHKDFNTERSLVKLVGKRRSLLDYLKKKDIEKYRALIKELGIRK from the coding sequence ATGTATTTGACGAAAGAAGTAAAAGCTAAAATTTTCAAGAAACACGGGGGGTCTGAGACCAACACGGGCTCAACGGAAGGGCAGATTGCCCTATTCACCCACCGAATCAACCATTTGACAAAACACCTTAAAGAGAACCACAAAGATTTCAACACCGAGCGTTCTTTGGTAAAACTGGTTGGTAAAAGACGTAGTCTTTTAGACTATTTGAAGAAAAAAGACATTGAGAAATACCGGGCTTTGATCAAAGAGTTGGGTATTAGAAAATAA